From Motacilla alba alba isolate MOTALB_02 chromosome 9, Motacilla_alba_V1.0_pri, whole genome shotgun sequence, a single genomic window includes:
- the TM4SF18 gene encoding transmembrane 4 L6 family member 18 — MALETCGSCLSCLLVPLALWSIVVNILLYFPNGKALHAAIYQLPNHEWYFEGICFSGVMILLLAVILITLECSVFYRCCQSESCNKTYRSFISIVLALLGIAFSGYSCIIFTLRLIQGPFCNSSSDGIIFSKDTAGGYLTDYPAWSKCTEPANIVEWNIILLSILIALSGLQLIICILKVAAELKRTLCGTYLFLCRLGFSENGKEIVAASPSSPEKKREMASP; from the exons ATGGCTTTGGAGACGTGTGGAAGCTGTTTGAGTTGCCTGCTGGTACCTCTTGCACTTTGGAGTATTGTTGTGAACATCCTCCTATACTTTCCAAACGGGAAAGCTCTGCACGCTGCCATTTACCAGCTCCCCAACCATGAGTGGTATTTTGAAGGCATCTGTTTCTCAGGTGTGATG ATCCTTCTTTTGGCAGTAATTCTAATAACACTGGAGTGTAGTGTGTTCTATCGGTGCTGCCAGAGTGAGAGCTGTAACAAAACCTACAGG AGTTTTATTTCTATTGTGCTAGCCCTGCTTGGAATTGCTTTCTCGGGATACAGTTGCATCATTTTTACCCTGCGTTTGATTCAAGGCCCTTTCTGCAATTCGTCAAGTGATGgaattatattttcaaaggaCACTGCTGGGGG GTACCTCACAGATTACCCTGCCTGGTCTAAGTGCACAGAACCTGCTAACATAGTGGAGTGGAATATTATTTTACTCTCAATTTTGATAGCGCTCAGTGGATTGCAGTTGATCATCTGCATTCTCAAAGTAGCCGCTGAGTTGAAACGAACGCTCTGTGGGACCTATCTGTTTTTGTGCAG gCTGGGATTCTCTGAAAATGGCAAGGAAATTGTTGCTGCTTCTCCCTCAtccccagaaaaaaagagagaaatggcCTCTCCATAA